From one Longimicrobium sp. genomic stretch:
- a CDS encoding serine hydrolase domain-containing protein yields MQIRLSSIPRQWLHAAAVLMASATPAAVALAWGETHPHVFAPAVVAAAHAVPVPTVRADDLVPTLARRPLEGAMAAVQAEVSRGAFPGAALALGRGSRAELVKGIGGTTGAGDHVDAERTVYDLASLTKVVATTTAAMLLYEDGLLELDAPVSRYLPEFSGGGKDAVTVRHLLTHTAGLPAGATPRGASPDARLASLIRTPLERSPGEKVEYSDVGFVVLFAALERAAGEPIPALLERRVWEPLGMASTGYAPGEDCERCAPTYRSSEGRPVAGVVHDPIARALDGVAGNAGLFSTAGDLSRYAAMLASGGELDGVRVLDAATIDTFAVRQEGTRALGWETPSANGTGPVGRSMSDRAFGHTGFTGTSLWVDPEHGTWAVLLTNRVYNTEAPNRMQKLRRTVHALVTEAAE; encoded by the coding sequence ATGCAGATACGTCTTAGCTCGATTCCCCGGCAGTGGCTCCACGCGGCCGCCGTGCTGATGGCGAGCGCCACCCCCGCGGCCGTCGCGCTCGCGTGGGGAGAGACGCACCCGCACGTGTTCGCGCCGGCGGTGGTCGCCGCGGCGCACGCCGTTCCCGTGCCCACCGTGCGCGCGGACGACCTCGTCCCCACGCTCGCGCGCCGGCCGCTGGAGGGCGCGATGGCGGCCGTGCAGGCGGAGGTGAGCCGCGGCGCGTTTCCCGGCGCGGCGCTGGCGCTGGGGCGCGGCAGCCGCGCGGAATTGGTGAAGGGCATCGGCGGAACGACCGGCGCCGGCGACCACGTGGACGCCGAGCGCACCGTGTACGACCTCGCCTCGCTCACCAAGGTGGTCGCCACCACGACGGCGGCGATGCTGCTGTACGAGGACGGCCTCCTGGAGCTGGATGCGCCCGTCTCGCGCTACCTCCCGGAGTTCTCGGGTGGCGGCAAGGATGCGGTCACGGTGCGCCACCTGCTGACCCACACCGCCGGCCTCCCCGCGGGCGCCACTCCGCGCGGCGCCTCGCCCGATGCGCGTCTGGCATCGCTGATCCGCACGCCGCTGGAGCGGTCGCCCGGGGAGAAGGTGGAGTACTCGGACGTGGGGTTCGTGGTGCTCTTCGCGGCGCTGGAGCGCGCGGCGGGCGAGCCCATCCCCGCCCTGCTGGAGCGTCGGGTGTGGGAGCCGCTGGGGATGGCGTCCACGGGCTACGCGCCCGGCGAGGACTGCGAGCGCTGCGCCCCCACCTACCGGAGCTCGGAGGGGAGGCCAGTCGCCGGCGTCGTGCACGATCCCATCGCCCGCGCGCTGGACGGCGTGGCGGGGAACGCGGGGCTCTTCAGCACCGCCGGCGACCTGTCGCGCTACGCGGCGATGCTGGCCAGCGGCGGCGAGCTGGACGGGGTGCGCGTGCTGGACGCGGCGACCATCGACACCTTTGCGGTGCGCCAGGAAGGGACGCGCGCGCTGGGGTGGGAGACGCCGTCCGCAAACGGCACCGGGCCGGTGGGGCGCTCCATGAGCGACCGCGCGTTCGGGCACACCGGCTTCACGGGGACGTCGCTCTGGGTGGATCCGGAGCACGGGACCTGGGCTGTGCTGCTGACCAACCGCGTGTACAACACCGAGGCGCCCAATCGCATGCAGAAGCTGCGGCGCACGGTGCATGCGCTGGTGACGGAGGCGGCGGAGTAG
- a CDS encoding ring-cleaving dioxygenase has protein sequence MELTGIHHLTAVSADIRANHLFYTRTLGMRLVKRSVNQDDVSAYHLFYADAVGSPGSDLTFFDWPVMRERRGTRSIARTHLRVAGAESMLWWAAYLREKGVTSGDLVERDGRLTLDLEDPEGQRLSLVDDGGAGEAHPWERSPVPAEHQIRGLGPIVLSVPALARTDALLQNALGMRPVRTYPHPENAKHTVHVYEMGAGGAGAELHVAEQPDLPVARGGAGGVHHVAFRIPDADYEAWARHLNELRIANSGEVDRFWFHSLYFREPNGILFEIATDGPGFGVDEDPATLGEKVVLPPFLEPQRAAIIANLKPID, from the coding sequence ATGGAGCTGACTGGCATCCACCACCTGACGGCGGTCTCGGCGGACATCCGCGCGAACCACCTCTTCTATACGCGCACGCTGGGGATGCGGCTGGTGAAGCGCTCCGTGAACCAGGACGACGTGAGCGCGTACCACCTCTTCTACGCGGACGCGGTGGGGAGCCCGGGGAGCGACCTCACCTTCTTCGACTGGCCGGTGATGCGCGAGCGGCGCGGCACGCGCTCCATCGCGCGCACGCACCTGCGCGTGGCGGGCGCGGAGTCGATGCTGTGGTGGGCCGCCTACCTGCGCGAAAAGGGCGTCACCTCCGGCGACCTGGTGGAGCGCGACGGACGTCTGACGCTGGACCTCGAGGACCCCGAAGGGCAGCGCCTGTCGCTGGTGGACGACGGCGGCGCGGGCGAGGCGCATCCGTGGGAGCGGAGCCCCGTCCCGGCCGAGCACCAGATCCGCGGGCTGGGGCCGATCGTGCTGAGCGTCCCGGCGCTGGCGAGGACGGACGCGCTGCTGCAGAACGCGCTCGGCATGCGCCCGGTGCGCACCTATCCGCACCCGGAGAACGCGAAGCATACCGTGCACGTGTACGAGATGGGCGCCGGTGGAGCGGGCGCGGAGCTCCACGTGGCGGAGCAGCCGGACCTGCCGGTGGCGCGCGGGGGCGCGGGGGGCGTGCACCACGTGGCCTTCCGCATCCCGGACGCGGACTACGAGGCGTGGGCGCGGCACCTGAACGAGCTGCGCATCGCCAACAGCGGCGAGGTGGACCGCTTCTGGTTCCACAGCCTGTACTTCCGCGAGCCGAACGGCATCCTGTTCGAGATCGCCACCGACGGGCCCGGCTTCGGGGTGGACGAGGACCCGGCCACGCTCGGCGAAAAGGTGGTGCTGCCGCCGTTCCTGGAGCCGCAGCGCGCGGCCATCATCGCCAACCTCAAGCCGATCGACTGA